The bacterium genomic interval TTCCTTGACGAGCAGACCGGGGTTGTGGGGGGAGACAGCAGGTCGTCTATCACGTATCCGGCCTACGCCAAGCAGGTGATCTCGGTCGGCTCATACGTCACGAGAAACGAGTGGTACGACGTGTTCGGGCAGCGACAATATGACTCAGATGCAAAGGTCGGCGTCATCTCCGACTTCAGCAGCCAAGGCCCGAGCAGACGGCCCGACCTGACTGGGCCAAAACCCGAGATAGCTGCCCCAGGGCAATACATCGCGGCAGCCTTCTCGGCGCAGACCTACGCGATGGGCACATACTACTACTATACCGAAGACGCAGTGCACGACTACTATTACTATGTCGCCGCAGGCACGAGCATGTCCTCGCCGCACGTCGCCGGAGCCGTTGCGCTCTTGCTCCAGTGCTCGCCCGGGCTTACTCCCGACGATGTCGAGCAGGTATTCTCGCAAAGCGCAGCCACCGACTCGTTCACTGGCGAGGTCCACAACGACATCTACGGCTACGGCAAGCTCGATGTCCAGGCTGCCCTGCGCGTGGTTGACCCAGGTGGCGCAAACGCCTTGGGCCTCGATGTGCAGGCCGATTACCCCGTGTACCAAACGGGCGACACGCTCGAGATATTCGCACAGGCCGCCTACGTGGGGCCGGGTGTGAGCGTTGATTTCGGAACGGCCATCGTCTGCCCAGACGGGGCGCTGCTGTTCTACCCATTCTGGACGTCAGACTACACCATGATGAACCTCTATCTGCCAGCTGACTTCACGGCTCGCGACTTTCCTCTTTACACCTGCGATGTCCAGCCTGGTTCAACGCCCATTTCAACAGGCGGCAACTATATTGTCTTCGCCGCCTTTGCAGACCCAAGCACCGGGCTCCTCCTTGGCGACCTGTCGGGCAGCACATTCGAGGTCAATATGTGAAACCGCCTCTCGATAAGACCCGCGCCGAATGCAGCTAGCGCTTGTCATCTTCGCATACTTCCTGGGCTCGGTCCCCTTCGGGCTGATTATAGGACGGCTGGCTGGCAAGGACGTCCGCACAACCGGCAGCGGCAACATCGGAGCCACAAACGTTCTGCGAGCTGCCGGCAAGGCGGCTGGCGTCATAACTCTTCTGCTTGACGTGGCAAAGGGCTACGCCGCCGTCGCGGTGGCCGAGCAATTCTCGTCTCCCCACCATGCTCTACCCCTCATCTGTGGCGCCGCAGCGCTGGTTGGGCACTGTTTTCCTGTATTCCTTAGGTTCCGAGGTGGCAAGGGCGTCGCTACGGGGCTTGGCATCTTCCTGGGCATTGCCCCCTTCTACGTCATCTTTGCACTCGGCGCATTCCTCGCGGTAGTGACGCTCACAAGGCTTGTATCCGCCGGTTCAATCGCTGGCGCGCTCGCGATGCCGATTGCCCTATGGATAGGAGGCGCCTCCTCTGCCCGCATCGGTGTGGCCGCCGCTATGGCCGCCCTGATCATCGCCAAACACCACGCAAATATCGCTCGTCTCACGAGGGGCCAGGAGAGTCGCCTCGGCGGAGAGCCTCCGCTCCCATAGGTGCTTTTACCGGCGAACGAACTGGGTCGGTTCGCACCGAAACGGAGCTCGCCTTCAGCCCCCGATGTCTCAAGCAGAGAGCCTCCGCCTCGCCTGGGGAGAAGAGCCGCTGGCGCCGTCGCATCGGCCGTTAAACCTTTTTGAATCCTGCCCTGTCTATATGGACAGACAGAGGGCGATAGTTATTTAGGGAGATCGCATGGAGCACAAATCCTGTCGGTTTGGCGATGGGGAGATCGAAGGACAGCGGTTATTTATCTGAGTAAAAGTATTTGTTTCAGTTAATTGATCGTAAGATCAGAACACAACAACGGAGGAAGACGTGATGAACAGAACCAAGACTGCGGTCGTTGTGGTGATCGCTCTCGTTGGGCTCGTCGGCGCGGGGCTCGTGTTCGCCAGGTGGGGTCAAGGGCCGATGGCGATGAACGGTTCCACAGGAGAAAAGGTAGGGCAGCGTGGCTTCGACACACTTGTCGATAAGCTCGGGCTAACAGA includes:
- the plsY gene encoding glycerol-3-phosphate 1-O-acyltransferase PlsY is translated as MQLALVIFAYFLGSVPFGLIIGRLAGKDVRTTGSGNIGATNVLRAAGKAAGVITLLLDVAKGYAAVAVAEQFSSPHHALPLICGAAALVGHCFPVFLRFRGGKGVATGLGIFLGIAPFYVIFALGAFLAVVTLTRLVSAGSIAGALAMPIALWIGGASSARIGVAAAMAALIIAKHHANIARLTRGQESRLGGEPPLP